From the genome of Novipirellula aureliae, one region includes:
- a CDS encoding alpha/beta hydrolase family protein has protein sequence MKIKQRVTTLLMFAAFCTNAHAEQMGPWNLDDLYKTPQWEKTDKAAKEGMTGILYSSIPYNGNPVQVFAYYSAPKGAVPEGGWPAVVCIHGGGGTAFDAWVKRWNDHGYAAISMDLEGHLPISKTGGDRRSRLSTDHPGPSRVGVFGDYAKPIEQQWYYHAVAQVVIANSLLRSFPEVNAEKIGVTGISWGGTLTSTTMGVDNRFKFAIPVYGCGFLPDSDGHQGESIKPGQQTDVVNTNFDGSAYFKNVSIPTLWVNGTNDNHFTMPITQQSSQTVQGPAILRFQLEMSHGHGSGWNPEEIYTFADSVVNEGTPLVQFDKPKVVGDQVSVTCTASTKIAKADLLYTTDSTSVWPDRKWRKTPATIQGTTIEAAIPENAVAVFFSATDERKRMTTSEFVMTQ, from the coding sequence ATGAAGATAAAGCAACGAGTGACGACCTTATTGATGTTCGCTGCCTTTTGCACGAACGCCCATGCGGAGCAGATGGGACCGTGGAATTTGGATGACTTGTATAAGACACCGCAATGGGAGAAAACGGACAAGGCCGCCAAGGAAGGTATGACGGGGATACTGTATTCGTCGATTCCGTACAACGGTAATCCGGTGCAGGTCTTTGCTTACTACAGCGCCCCCAAGGGAGCCGTTCCCGAAGGTGGCTGGCCGGCAGTGGTGTGCATCCACGGCGGCGGCGGGACAGCGTTCGATGCCTGGGTGAAACGATGGAACGACCATGGTTACGCAGCGATCAGTATGGACCTGGAGGGACATCTCCCGATTAGCAAAACCGGGGGCGACAGAAGATCGCGACTTTCAACCGACCATCCCGGGCCAAGTCGGGTTGGCGTCTTCGGGGACTATGCCAAGCCGATCGAACAGCAGTGGTATTATCATGCCGTCGCGCAGGTCGTGATCGCCAACTCGCTCCTACGATCGTTTCCGGAGGTTAACGCTGAGAAGATTGGCGTTACCGGCATCAGTTGGGGTGGAACGTTGACCAGCACCACGATGGGTGTTGACAACCGATTTAAGTTTGCCATTCCAGTCTATGGATGCGGATTCTTGCCCGATTCGGACGGCCATCAGGGCGAATCGATCAAGCCCGGTCAGCAGACCGACGTCGTGAATACGAACTTCGATGGCTCGGCCTATTTCAAAAACGTCTCCATCCCGACGCTCTGGGTCAACGGAACCAACGACAATCACTTCACCATGCCGATCACGCAGCAGTCGTCGCAGACGGTCCAGGGCCCAGCGATTTTGCGGTTTCAGCTTGAAATGAGCCACGGTCATGGTTCGGGATGGAATCCCGAGGAGATCTATACGTTTGCCGACAGCGTCGTCAATGAAGGCACGCCGCTAGTGCAGTTTGACAAACCCAAAGTTGTTGGCGATCAAGTTTCCGTTACCTGCACAGCATCCACAAAGATTGCTAAGGCTGATCTTCTATACACAACGGACTCGACGAGCGTTTGGCCAGACCGCAAATGGCGTAAGACGCCGGCGACGATTCAGGGAACAACGATAGAAGCAGCTATTCCAGAGAATGCGGTTGCTGTCTTTTTTTCCGCCACCGACGAGCGAAAACGGATGACGACTTCCGAATTTGTGATGACTCAATAG
- a CDS encoding heparinase II/III domain-containing protein: MFQRLNALAAVAAMMCVVTSCPAVTPDEMSRAIPEKLDHPYLYFSAEDIPDLQARTRDDEVCKSIYTRLLAKGQKLLTTEVETTAPREDKNPRYTGDWSYHKYIDRNWDSALTLAFLYQMTGEAKYAEKSFEFADVVCDVTHWEDRAHQFPIIYSRVMPWNVPDDQVVFNYDLYTAHTAHAMSLVYDWIYDWMNVRQRDRIRGALLEKAILRVRGNWDYHWWAHAYRCNWVAHCSSGAGLASMALLTEDPQLIDVVAESYNRVWRCFDEIGIDGGWQEGTGYSRDIYEWAVKYGMPLKRMTSGEYTLLNHPKINEHPVSFLLWTLLPPNQKVDFGDTGSQVIRKSAVFNVLAEETGSAEAAWYAKNICASDRNSLWDIIFPVTTVEPALPEMKSRHFRTIDYVVMRSSFTDTETVTLYCKAGRHTDPHHGHLDCGDWGVNYRGEIYIRGIGNIPYDEKCFDDVRWTYPQAGSQGQNVIFVNGEKQIPGKWRGKPMDESIGGDVLEYRYGDEREYMLMDGTNAYPKQELKKWRRHFILDKPEVTVVLDEIESVADAKIESRIHPIGDVEIPDDHSYLLLKGRRGNMAVITVASTPIQYAPDRHSFRAEQKNARLRLIPYVDTELNASGTETTISTIVLPVEDANEARAVAESVKRSVDDEGGLTLSFAAKGQTHTYHYQHSDDGLVLAQQEGLQDN, encoded by the coding sequence ATGTTCCAGCGATTGAATGCATTGGCTGCTGTTGCTGCGATGATGTGTGTTGTCACGTCGTGTCCGGCTGTCACGCCGGACGAGATGAGTCGGGCGATTCCTGAGAAGCTGGATCACCCCTATCTCTATTTTTCCGCGGAAGACATACCTGATTTACAAGCGCGGACCAGGGACGATGAGGTGTGCAAATCCATCTACACCCGGCTTCTGGCGAAAGGCCAAAAGCTTCTGACAACGGAAGTCGAGACAACGGCTCCCCGAGAGGACAAGAACCCCCGCTACACCGGCGACTGGAGCTACCATAAGTATATTGATCGCAACTGGGATAGTGCGCTAACCCTAGCGTTTCTCTATCAGATGACGGGAGAGGCGAAGTACGCCGAAAAGTCTTTCGAGTTTGCCGATGTCGTGTGTGATGTTACGCATTGGGAGGATCGTGCCCACCAGTTCCCGATCATCTACAGCCGTGTCATGCCTTGGAATGTCCCCGACGACCAGGTGGTGTTCAACTACGATCTCTACACGGCCCATACCGCTCACGCGATGAGCTTGGTCTACGATTGGATCTATGATTGGATGAATGTGCGACAACGAGACCGGATCCGTGGCGCTCTTCTCGAAAAGGCGATCTTACGGGTTCGAGGGAACTGGGACTATCATTGGTGGGCTCATGCCTATCGATGTAACTGGGTGGCCCACTGCTCGAGTGGAGCCGGATTGGCCTCCATGGCGTTGCTGACCGAGGATCCGCAACTGATCGATGTGGTGGCCGAGTCCTACAACCGAGTCTGGAGATGCTTTGACGAGATCGGCATCGATGGTGGTTGGCAGGAGGGAACGGGATACTCGCGAGACATTTATGAATGGGCGGTGAAGTATGGAATGCCGCTCAAGCGGATGACCAGCGGCGAGTACACGCTACTGAACCATCCTAAGATCAATGAACACCCGGTGAGCTTTCTGCTGTGGACGCTGCTGCCGCCGAATCAGAAAGTAGATTTTGGTGATACCGGAAGCCAGGTCATTCGTAAAAGCGCCGTGTTTAATGTGCTTGCGGAGGAAACGGGTTCTGCGGAGGCCGCCTGGTATGCAAAGAACATTTGCGCCAGCGATCGGAACAGTCTCTGGGATATCATCTTTCCGGTTACCACGGTGGAACCGGCACTACCCGAGATGAAGTCACGCCACTTCCGGACGATCGATTACGTGGTGATGCGTTCGAGCTTTACCGATACGGAAACGGTGACACTGTACTGTAAGGCCGGACGGCATACCGATCCGCATCACGGACACCTGGACTGCGGTGACTGGGGTGTCAACTACCGAGGTGAAATTTACATTAGAGGAATTGGCAACATTCCCTACGATGAAAAATGTTTCGATGATGTCCGATGGACCTATCCGCAAGCGGGCAGCCAAGGCCAGAATGTCATCTTCGTTAACGGCGAAAAGCAGATCCCCGGCAAATGGCGTGGCAAACCAATGGATGAAAGCATTGGCGGCGATGTGCTGGAGTATCGATATGGGGATGAGCGGGAATACATGTTGATGGATGGCACCAATGCCTATCCAAAGCAAGAACTCAAGAAATGGCGTCGACACTTTATTCTCGACAAGCCAGAGGTGACGGTCGTGCTCGATGAGATCGAGAGCGTCGCGGATGCAAAAATCGAAAGCCGCATTCATCCGATCGGCGACGTCGAAATTCCCGACGACCATTCCTATCTTCTTCTTAAAGGTCGACGCGGCAACATGGCGGTGATCACAGTAGCAAGCACCCCAATCCAGTACGCCCCCGATCGTCACTCCTTTCGAGCGGAGCAGAAAAATGCCAGGTTACGTCTTATCCCTTATGTTGATACGGAGCTCAACGCATCGGGAACCGAAACCACGATCTCGACGATTGTGCTGCCGGTGGAGGATGCAAACGAAGCACGCGCCGTGGCCGAATCGGTGAAACGATCCGTTGACGATGAGGGTGGACTGACGCTTTCATTCGCCGCCAAGGGCCAGACACACACGTATCACTATCAGCACAGCGATGACGGCTTGGTGCTGGCCCAGCAAGAAGGACTCCAGGACAACTGA
- a CDS encoding glycoside hydrolase family 28 protein yields MTKRIISSLLPVLIIAGVASTGVAEIVTPKVFNIKNYGAIGDGVTLETEAIQKTIDACEAAGGGTVLFPAGDFVSGTIQLKSNMTLSLDYGASLLGSQDQKDYPIDQLRPAREGNSECLLYAEDANNIKLEGLGVIDGRGARKVFPPRSGPGGKDNRPRLLRFENCQNLTMSGLTYKNPAFWGIHLVDCKDVHITAVTLQMRDNNSNNDGFDIDGCENVLLENSEIHSHDDAICLKSTKNPCRNIVVRNCNVSSTTAALKFGTSSSGGFIDIDVSNCHFFDCPMGAIKLQIVDGGRMENVNISRIVMDNVGSPIFIRLANRGRIYTENTYTGTAQLKKNESEGAGVGSIKGITIRNVVANVTIAPDARPSRVIAQAGPIMIAGIPGHNVEDVLLENIQISYPGGVTEKSNREVPEDITRYPEQYFFGVLPAWGAYIRHAKNVEFKNVEMVLRKEDARSETVIDDVEGFVNH; encoded by the coding sequence ATGACAAAGAGAATAATCAGCAGCTTGCTTCCTGTATTGATCATCGCAGGGGTGGCTTCCACGGGCGTCGCCGAGATTGTGACGCCAAAGGTTTTTAACATCAAAAACTATGGCGCGATTGGCGATGGTGTCACGCTGGAGACCGAGGCAATCCAAAAGACCATCGATGCTTGCGAGGCGGCTGGTGGAGGTACGGTTTTGTTCCCAGCGGGGGACTTCGTATCTGGCACGATTCAACTGAAGAGCAACATGACGCTGTCGCTTGACTACGGCGCAAGTTTACTCGGCAGCCAGGACCAAAAAGATTATCCCATCGATCAACTGCGTCCCGCACGCGAGGGAAATTCTGAGTGCCTTCTCTACGCCGAGGATGCAAACAATATCAAGCTTGAAGGCTTGGGCGTGATCGATGGACGTGGAGCAAGAAAAGTTTTTCCGCCACGCAGTGGCCCCGGTGGCAAAGACAACCGCCCGCGGTTACTCCGTTTCGAGAATTGCCAGAATTTAACGATGTCCGGTTTGACCTATAAAAATCCAGCGTTCTGGGGGATCCACTTGGTTGACTGCAAAGATGTGCACATCACAGCAGTCACGCTGCAAATGCGGGACAATAATTCAAACAACGACGGCTTCGATATCGACGGTTGTGAAAATGTACTTTTGGAAAACAGTGAGATTCATTCGCATGATGACGCGATCTGCTTAAAGAGCACGAAGAACCCCTGCCGCAATATCGTCGTCCGAAACTGCAACGTGAGCAGCACCACCGCAGCGTTAAAATTCGGAACCTCATCCAGCGGCGGGTTCATCGACATCGATGTCTCAAACTGTCACTTTTTCGATTGCCCCATGGGCGCCATCAAACTGCAGATTGTGGATGGCGGTCGCATGGAAAACGTCAATATCTCACGTATCGTGATGGACAATGTTGGTTCACCGATCTTCATCCGACTGGCAAACCGTGGAAGAATCTATACCGAGAATACCTACACGGGTACGGCTCAACTCAAAAAAAATGAGTCCGAAGGTGCTGGGGTAGGCTCGATCAAAGGGATCACGATCCGCAACGTGGTGGCGAATGTGACAATAGCGCCAGACGCGAGACCGAGTAGGGTAATCGCCCAAGCCGGTCCGATCATGATCGCCGGTATTCCTGGACACAACGTGGAAGACGTGCTGTTGGAAAACATTCAAATTTCCTATCCCGGCGGAGTGACAGAAAAGTCAAATCGCGAGGTTCCCGAGGATATCACTCGCTATCCGGAGCAGTATTTCTTCGGTGTTCTACCCGCTTGGGGAGCCTACATTCGACATGCGAAAAATGTTGAGTTTAAGAATGTCGAGATGGTCCTGCGGAAAGAAGACGCGCGTTCGGAGACCGTAATCGACGATGTTGAGGGTTTCGTGAATCACTAA
- a CDS encoding sulfatase family protein, with protein MHRTTLLFSGVVLSLWISTSVVKAQESQPNILFIFADDWGWGDLSCHGHPYVKTPNIDRLAKEGTDFHRFTVACGVCSPSRAAVMTGHFPGRHNIDGHFAAVSSNQRRNMPDWLSVDAPYLARFLKQGGYATAHYGKWHLSNNMIPDSPSPGEYGYDDYGAFNCSGEQMPWYKDSERAIAFIEKSQKDKKPFFVNVWLHEPHTPHHTLPKYRWRFPDLDEPDNIYAAILSHADDRVGEILNALDRLELTDNTLVIFSSDNGPAGSSDELSLGYDSATGAGYGRGASQGTTGGRKGYKASLFEGGIGVPFIARWPGKVPGGKVDDVSLMSAVDLLPTFCEIAGVELPSDYQPDGVSQVATLKGEKYPSRTKPLFWKYPSRWPAAKSKPDHWVSYAVVDQTWKLVTNGDLSYVELYDIANDPYEANDLKDQQPETAKRLLSMIESWQDTLPAKPEGDVFSAERN; from the coding sequence ATGCATCGAACGACCCTATTGTTCAGTGGCGTTGTCTTATCGCTATGGATATCGACTTCTGTAGTAAAGGCACAAGAGAGTCAACCCAACATTCTCTTTATCTTTGCAGATGACTGGGGGTGGGGTGACTTAAGTTGTCACGGACATCCCTACGTCAAAACGCCGAACATTGATCGGTTGGCAAAGGAAGGTACCGATTTCCATCGCTTTACCGTGGCTTGCGGGGTTTGCTCGCCGAGCCGGGCAGCGGTGATGACGGGCCATTTTCCTGGACGGCACAATATTGATGGCCATTTTGCTGCGGTGTCTTCCAATCAGCGCCGCAACATGCCTGACTGGTTGTCTGTGGACGCACCGTATCTGGCACGTTTTCTGAAGCAAGGTGGTTATGCGACGGCTCACTACGGCAAATGGCACCTTTCCAATAACATGATTCCCGATTCGCCCTCCCCGGGAGAGTACGGCTACGACGACTACGGGGCCTTCAATTGTTCCGGCGAGCAGATGCCCTGGTATAAAGACTCCGAGCGTGCCATTGCGTTTATTGAGAAAAGCCAAAAGGATAAAAAGCCGTTCTTTGTTAACGTATGGTTACATGAACCGCATACACCGCATCACACGTTGCCGAAGTATCGCTGGCGTTTTCCGGACCTGGACGAACCGGACAATATCTACGCAGCGATTTTGTCGCATGCCGATGATCGCGTTGGCGAAATACTCAATGCCTTGGACCGGCTAGAACTGACCGACAACACGCTGGTCATTTTTAGTTCTGACAACGGGCCGGCTGGCTCTTCCGATGAACTCTCGTTGGGTTATGATTCCGCCACAGGCGCAGGCTACGGCAGGGGCGCTTCCCAAGGAACGACCGGCGGTCGTAAAGGCTACAAGGCCTCGCTTTTCGAAGGCGGAATCGGCGTACCGTTTATCGCCCGTTGGCCAGGCAAAGTTCCAGGGGGCAAGGTGGACGATGTGTCACTCATGTCGGCGGTGGATTTGCTACCGACCTTTTGCGAAATCGCTGGCGTGGAACTACCGAGTGATTACCAGCCCGACGGCGTTAGTCAGGTGGCTACGCTCAAGGGGGAAAAATATCCTAGCCGAACCAAACCGCTGTTCTGGAAATATCCTTCACGTTGGCCAGCAGCGAAAAGTAAACCTGACCACTGGGTTTCCTACGCCGTTGTGGATCAAACCTGGAAGCTAGTGACCAATGGCGACCTCAGTTATGTGGAGCTCTATGATATTGCCAATGATCCCTACGAGGCCAACGACCTCAAGGATCAACAGCCAGAAACGGCGAAGCGGTTGCTCAGCATGATTGAGAGCTGGCAAGATACTTTGCCGGCCAAACCGGAGGGTGACGTCTTTTCCGCAGAACGAAATTAG
- a CDS encoding cupin domain-containing protein, whose product MISLNSEVQEKVLDEYVTRKVLLHQDSMMLVEFTFKKGGIGQPHSHEEHEQVGYIAEGVFEVTVGDQTKTLSRGDSYYAAKNEVHGVVALEDGIIIDAFTPIRKDFL is encoded by the coding sequence ATGATTTCTCTCAATAGCGAAGTACAAGAAAAAGTATTAGACGAATACGTCACACGCAAAGTGTTGCTTCATCAAGATTCGATGATGCTGGTTGAGTTTACATTTAAGAAAGGTGGCATTGGCCAACCTCATAGCCATGAAGAACATGAGCAGGTCGGCTATATCGCCGAGGGTGTATTCGAGGTCACCGTGGGTGATCAGACCAAAACACTCTCCCGTGGTGATAGTTACTACGCAGCAAAGAATGAGGTTCACGGTGTGGTTGCCTTAGAGGATGGAATCATCATCGACGCCTTTACGCCAATCCGCAAGGATTTTCTGTAA